ctataaggtgtgtacataactggctggaaaaccattcccagagtgtagttatcaatggttcacagtcaggatggaaaggcataacgagcggggttccgcagggatcagttctaggttttgttcaatatcttcatcaacgatttagttgatggcatagagaggacacttataaagtttgcagattataccaagctgggaggggttgcaaatgctttgaaggataggattataattcaaaatgatccagacaaactggagaaatggtctgaggtaaataagatgaaattcaataaggacaaatgcaaagtactccatttaggaaggaacaatcagttgcacatatacaaaatgggaaatgactgcataggaaggagtactgcaaaaagggattttggggtcatggtggaccacaagctaaatatgagttaacagtgtaacactgttgccaaaaaaaacgaacatccttctgggatgtattagcaggagtgttgaaagcaagacataagaagtaattcttgcattctactccgtgctgattaggcctcaactggagtattgtgtccagttctgggcgccacatttcaggaaagatttgtataaaactggaaaaattccaggggagagcaacaaaaatgattaaagttctagaaaacatgacctatgagtgaaaattgaaagaactgggtttgtttagtctggaaagagaagacagagacgGGACATACCATGAGTACAGggcactggacttgatgacctcttgaggttccttccagaccTATGCTTCTATGAATAAGAGGGTTTTCAAACAACAGTCTGTACACATCTCTGACCCCAAACCCTCCCTCTCTGACAGGGACCCAGGCAAGCCAAGGTCCTTCAGACTTCCCCAGTGCTGTCTGTGCTTCTCTGAAGAGCATCTCAGCAACAGCTGCCCCATCTCTGGACAGACTCCCAGCGCAGGCAAAACAAGCTGTGTAACGAGGCTGGAGCCCGGAAATAGACTCTTCCCAGCTTGTAGCTCCAGAGTTGTCTCTGAGCTTCCCTGAAGTGGTTACTGAGAGATGACTACTTTCCTGTGGGAAATGAAGTTCCATTTCCATGAATACTCATGCATTTGACTTTGAAATCCACTTCCTGCAAACCCTCATTGTGCCTGAATAACAGGTGCTGGGGTCACTATGTACTAGAGAGTGAGAGCTCCGGGAATGAATATTTTCTGTACTGATCCCAATGCCTGTTACCACTCCAGATACAGGCTACAGACTGACAGAACAGAACCTGAGGAGAACCAGTCAGCTACTAACCCAGGGACAAGGGAGCTACTAGACTTTTGTTTGCTGACAAGTGACTGGATGAGGGCTGAGATGCTGGGATCTTTTCAGGTTGTGAAGAAATCCAGATGACAGAGGCTACATTTTAAGTCCCACTCTAAcctgagaaatcatctctgaaagaTGAGGCAAAAGAATGGGTTCACGTGTGCGCTAGAGTACAAATGTGTAAATGATATGCCAGAACTtttcattgtaatacaaatattaccaACCAAACTTTCATGAATTGCTTGGATATCAAAAGCCAGCAGCAGATGTCCTGGAATCTCTTCCGGAGGGAGCAGTGGTAACTTTACTTCTTAATGGCTTTTGCTTTAGAAAGTATTTCAGAAGTACtcaaaatactgtgtgcaatGGGTTTGTGCTATTAACTCTTTGTTCAGTGAACAGTATGATACTGTCTCCTGGTAACTGACTAAAAGCTGTTTCGAAAATTTACATTCAGGGTCATGCATTCAATAAATCTTCAATACATGTGCAAGATTTACCAAAAAGTCTTAAGAGAACAGAAGCGCTGGTCTGTGTTTCAGCAAAGAGAAGAGCTGAGGTGCAGCAAAGGGGAGTGGTAGAGTGGATGATGTATATAATTTTCGCCCATCACCTGTTACGTGAGCATGGTTGTAGTAACTTGCACACTCAACTGGATATTAGTGCAAATATGCTGTTTGCACTATTCACCCATTTCTGACActaacccctcccctgcccagctgtAGTAACTGTCTCTGTTAGCTTGTAAATTGCCAAATATCTACAGACACTTCCATGGGGAGAGGATACCGGTCCTGTGAGGATGAAGAGAAGCCTGTAGAATGACCAAACTCTCTGGATTCAGTCAACTCTGGGCaggcaaagcacttcagcttcTCTTGGAGGGATTCCTGGGTGTCAGAGTGTATCACCGGGAGCATTTGGTAAGGGAAACTTAATAGAGCCTGGTTCTGATCAaatttacacatgtaaatctggagtgacgcTGTTGAAGTCAATTTTATAACTCTCAGGAGTGGAGAAAATAagtatctatctatatatctaatGAGGCAATGAAACATGTTTATAAATAGCTTCAATGGAGGAAAGATAAATGCAATGACCGTGTTCACCATGCTCTTGCAATGTGATTACCCACATGTCATGATACAGTGGGCCAAACTCAGAAGTGGAGGGCTAGAAAGGTGTGGGAAGGTCACAACTGTAAAATCTCACAGTGCTCAAGTAGGCTGTGGAACTCCCAGCCACAAGGTATCCAGAGTGCAAgcgcttagcaggattcaaagaggGCCTGGATGTTTATATGGGTAACCAGAAAATCCAGTTACAGTAGTGAGGATATTTTTGAAAAAGTCTTGAAGGGCTGTAAAGCTTCCCGATTTACAGCACAAAATACGTCTAACTAGTGGGTGTCAGGGGGAAACTTTCCCTAGGAGCTGGTTATCTCATAGGTGCCTATTGCAgggcttcttccaccttcctccgaagcatctggaactggctactggttactgggctagatggactgcaGCTTTGATCCAGTCTGGCCGTGCCTATCTTCCTATCAGTGGTGTAAATCCAAGACTAGGTTTTTGCTCATCTTCCTTGAGCTCCTGGGTGTCTCTAGACTTGCACTGAGAGCAGAAAGATGTCTTGTTAAATATCATCTaatctccttttctttttcctttcaggaaggagAATTCTGAACTCCTGGGACCTGCCGagtacattatgtcagctgtcaatgacaccaacTTCACctctgcagtgttccttctcactgggatacctgggcaggaagacGTCCATCTCTGGATCTCTATCCCCTTCTGCTTAATGTATGTTATTTCCATAGTAGGAAATTCcgtcattctgttcattataaaaacagatgcaagcctccatgagcccatgtacattttcctttccatgttggccgTCACAGACCTTGGCTTATCAATAGCCACCATACCGACAATACTGGGCGTATTCTTGTTTAACTCTAGGAGAATCAGCCTCGATGCCTGTTTTGCCCAGCTATTCTTCATCCACTCACTTTCGTTCATTGAATCCTCCGTGctcttgttgatggcctttgaccgctttGTCGCGATCCATGACCCGCTGAGATATGCTTCTGTCTTAACTCCACCGAGAATAGCTAAAATGGGACTGGTGTTTATGTTAAGATCAGTGGCCCTAATattcccactcccctttctcctgaaacggttccgatactgtcgagccaatgtcctctcccattcctactgcctgcACCAGGAGGTCATGAAGATGGCTTGTTCGGACATTACAGTCAACAGTGTCTATGGCTTGTTCATAATTGTCTTCACAGTGGGGTTGGACTCATTgctcatttttctctcttatgtgatgatcctcaaaacagtgctgagcatcGCGTCCCGCGCAGAGCGCCTCAGGGCCCTAAACACCTGCGTCTCCCACCTCTGCGCCGTCCTGGTCTTCTATACATCATTGATCAGCCTGGCTGTGATACACAGGTTTGGGAATAGCTCTTCTCACTTGCTTCAGATTTTCGTGGGCTACGTCTACATGCTGGTCCCGCCCCTGATTAATCCAATCGTGTACAGcatgaaaagcaaacaccttcgtgcGAGGATAATCAGGGTGTTCATCAAGTGATGGATCAGTTCATCACCTGGCTCCAGCGCTGGTGATATGGGAGATGAAAAACACAAGGAATGGCAACAGCCACTTATTCCATCCTGGATCCTattcccctgaggcccctccctcttccccatctcctccctgcatCCCTACCCCTACTACTCCCCTTTACCCAAGGCTCTGCCCCCTCTGCAGGCAGGAAACCCAACCCTGACCCCAGgaagcagggcagtggggggttcCTGAGTAAGGGATGAGAATGGGACCAGAGAGTAGGAAAGCCTGTAATTTGGAGAAGACTGAATAAATGCGGCCCCACAAAGATGGCTTTTGTTTTAAGTATCCCAGGCTGAGAGTAAGTCTTTGCAAGGACCTTACAGGGAAGGGCAGCATCTCTCTGAGCCTCTGCACAGGTcaataatagccctgccctgactcacagtggtggtgggaggataaatacatgcaAGGTGCACAAATACTCTGAGACCCTAAGATCAGGGCTGTGTCAGGGTTCCACAGAGCAACACCTCTGACCTTAGCCTATAAAAGGCTTCTTACCACAGCCTCCTGTGACAGCTGGCTTCTGGGAAGCCCCATGACTCCGACCCCTTGGTGTCtgtggcagatgtgggggtgctCGGGGTGACAGTGAGGGATAGGTTGTGGATTTCTGAGGGAGTGTTGGAGCATCACGGGATCACTGGGAGTTTCAGTTCAGTCACTGGACCAGTGTTTGCCAGCCATTGAGGCTGAATCAGTCTAACTGCCAAACTATGGATCAACAGCCATAGGGGCCTCACCTTAGATGGTCTGGCTTGGAGAAAGCAGTCTGAGGGCAATGGTCAGCTTCACACATTGGCCCTGTAACACAGACACAGCTGAGCACTATGGTGACTGGGTCCAGGCTCACACAGGTTTCAGCAAAGGCTGCTTCCACAAGAAAGGGGCAAACAGAGGGGAAGATGCTTTGAGAAACACAGGAAAACTAGGATGGATTCAAAGAGCTCCTTGGCTTCCCAAAAGAATGTAAGTTGGGCCAGTTCTGTTCCTGTATGTCCAGAGCAAAACCTGTCTATCTTAGCTTGTAGTGAGATGTGAGATGGATGAGCGTAGATGTCTGACAGCTGCttggtatttaaaaaatattttctctaatcCTTTGTGCTGTTTGCTAATGAACTTCGTTTTAAGGAGGTCTGGTCACAAGCACCCAAAGGGAAGAGACTGATGTGTCCTGTCAGACCTGCTTGGTGATAAGCATTTAGCATAGATGGGGTGTTGTTCCCAGCTCAAAGCGTGGGACAATTGTGAGATTTCCCCCAAGACAAGAAAggacctggtttagagggtaGAGAGACCATATATCCCAGTTTTACTGTGACGATCCCAATTCTTCTTGTCCAGCGTCTATCCTTGTTGACTGTCTATCAACATTCAGAGGAGCAACTTGTTCAAGTTGCAGCCAAGATAatgatttaaggccagaaagagaCATTACATAAACTAGTCCAGAGGTTCTCACTCGGGGGGAGAGGTTCCCTCCGGGGGTGAGAAATGTATTTGTGGAGGTGTGTGAGAAGCTTTAGGGAAAAAAACTTTACTGTGCACATTTTCCACACAGCAACGAATAATTAGCAAATCTGGTTGCTCCAGACAGATCCAGTCATCAGATGGTGCTGTGGATTTGACTAGGTGGCACTGTGCATTTTCatggatttctgttaagcttgaaCAGCATTATACAAAGTTTTTGCCATCGGTACGTGGCTCCGTTTGCTACGGCGCGGTGTGCACATTTCATTGTAAGCACGGATCACAAATGCATTTCTGCTTTTGCTCTTATTCCAATAGCTCATTGGCTCATTCATGCAACAGAAAAAATCCCACTCCACTGAATGAAGTGAAGCATTACCACGCCATAGACCAGTATATGCATTTCTATGGTGGGGCGGGGAATGGGGACATAAACTCTCACAGACACAAAGAGAAGAGGGcgtgatcaaataagtttgagaatcattgatctagtctgacctcctgtatatcacaggctgcaGAAATACATCCATTTATCCCCATATTGAAATTTTTCCACTGGTTAAGtgccctcgctgttaaaaatgtgtgcctcatttccaattttaatttgtctggcttcaatttccagccaaaggttcttgttatacctttccctgatagattaaagagcccatcaGTATCTGGTTTTTTGTTCCTGTGAAAGTGCTTGTCCACTGTCATCAAGTCAGCTCTCAGTCTTCCCCCACTTCTACCCACTACACCTCTGTTTGTAGAGCCAAGGGTAAGCTGtaaatgacagaggaggagaaagacctgtgtGTATTAGTCAGTCCCATGATGGCTGTGAGCCACTGATGTGATGCTGCTGTGAACAAGACAGATGAGATCCTAAAATGTCTCAGGAGAGATATGGAAGTTGTTAATATCCTTATaccaggcactggtgagaccttctCTGGCAAACTGTGTAAAATTCTGGTCACTTGTATTCCAGAAAGAAGAATTCAGGCTGGGACAGGTGCggagaagggctgctaggatgTTCAGGGCAATAGAGGGTCTGGCTGACGgggagactgaaagagcttggctAGTTTATCCTAATACAAGGCAGTCTGAGTGGGGTCAGATTGCTGTTTGAATACATCATGGGGAGGGTAAACACCAGGGACGGAGATGAGGTCCTGAAGCTGAAGCACAGTGTTGGCAAAAGAAAAAACAGGGAGAAACTGTCCAGTAgtaaggaaaggaaaaggaagttTCTGACCATCCAAGGAGGGAGGTTCTTGAACAGCCTTCCAACAGGAGCAGTGCAGGGTGGGGCAAACAATCCAGCTCATTTTAAATTGGAGCATACACAGGCTTACATAACGGATGATATCCTGTGGTCACAGTCGCCTGCcatagcaggggactgggctcATTGACCAAGGATGTTCCTTCCAGGCCTATGTGCCTGTAAgcagtctgaatgagctctcccctgatatctggtggtgagctgtggaaaaggacttcaggggctgatctcatttgcatgggcacacccaccctgccttggtgctcagcatgatgggattgctggcctcaatggtcactttggctgctgtgggatccccagtctcttttgttattggggcagggatAATAAAGCATCATCATACTGGTTGTGTGAATGAAGGACaacagaactgtacttggcattttccAATTGAGGGACTCACCGTTAACTGAACAGCACTCACTAGACAGGGGGCATGGGTTCCAAAGACCAGTGAGTTACACTCCACTGTATAATAAAAAAGCTAATTTAGAGtccattaaaaagcaacagagagtcagatgaagtgggtattcacccataaTGATGCTccgatacatctgttagtcttaaaggtgccacaggactcttggttgctttttacagatccagactaacacagccacccctctgatacttagaatCTATTGAAAGTTTTGTTACATGCTGCAAAGCAGCAATCAGTGACATCTAAGTCTAAGTACTAGATCTGCTTTGGGACAGTATCTCTGATGCAAGAGActtccccactaacagctgaaatcactgagagctgtgatAAGTgggggccctgaagacatcttggtgcAGCCAGCAGGATGGCTGGCTGAGAGGCATAGCCAGCAGGTGGAGAGACATGGCAATTAGGCATTGGTGCAGTGACTGAGGGCCCAGGCAGCAGAGTGTGTAAGGTGTCTCcttattcccccaccccttccgcccagGCTAGGAGGTGACTCTGatgatgcacctctgaactctaggTATGCATGATCCAACAACAGCAGCTGTGAGTGAGGTGCAGGGAAAGGATGGGCACATTAATGGGACTTTTGGGTAGCTGGACgactttgctcatggtttatgtttatgcatcctgtttgtggtgtttccccaaaataatgccACGTTGTTTCCCTCCTTCATTAAAAggttttttgctacactcagactctgtgcttgcgagagaggAAGTATTGCCacttagaggcgcccgggggtggtgtgtaattgtcccaggtcactgggtgggggctcgagctggtttttcATTGTGTTATTGTAAAGGAACCCCTACATACAGAACCTGGCCCTTTTTGCTGCCAGTTCTGACGGGCAGAAGTGTTACATGCCTATGGGtcatatttcccattttgtgtctcgctgggagctcatgtggagttgcttgtccactgtgaccctgcTCTGGGCCCTGGCCAATGGATTTGTCCCTCAATAGATTCAGGAGAAAGCATGACTTAGCATTATCTGGAAAAGAAATTGTTCTTGGGTTTCTGATTAGTGATGTCACAGGTGTTGAATTCCCTGAGTTTCTGTTAATCTCTGCATGCTGAgctgccagctgccccctccccagcccctagctccagagaggaaggatggttcagtggtaaAGTTCTGGCCTGGGGTTCAGAGGAACTGGCTTCAGTTCCAGGCACTTCCACAGACTTCTTCTGTGAGCTTGGGCAACTCATTtagtccctctgtgcctcagctacATGTGGTTTAATGCGGCTTAATGTGAATATGTACATCTAGGAAGAAGGGACACAGGCCAACCTTACTGGGTGGGGGACCCAatcatgggaagcagtgactgaaaaagacttgggggtgatactagataatcagctgaacatgagctcccagtgcaacaccaTGGCCGATAAAGCTAGTGCAATACAGCTTGtacaggggaatctcaaataggaccagagaggttattttacctctgtacttgACACTGGTGTGAGCACTGcaggaatcctgggtccagttctggtgtctacagttcaagaaggacgttgataaatttgagaggactcagagaagagccacaagaatgatgaaaggattagaaaacctgcctcacAGTGATAGACTCACCGATttcaatatatttagcttaacgaagagaaggtgaaggggtgacttgatcacaatctgtaAATACCTGTGTGAGGAACAAAcgtttaacaatgggctcttcaatctatcagagaaagttataacatgATCCACTGGCTGGCAGATGAAGCTACACACATTAAGATCAGAAttaatgtgtaatttttttttaacaatgagggtatttaaccattggaacaatttaccaagggctgtggtagattctccatcactgacaattgttAAATGAAGGCAGGATGTAGTTCTAACATCTCTGCTTTAGGACTTATTTTttggcaggtctctggcctgtgctaggcAGGggggtcagactacatgatcacagtggtgccttctggccttgggatctgccCAGTGGTGTGTATATCACTGCCCTACTACACAGCATGTTGTACTGATAAATATGTTACATATTGCGAGGTGCTCGGACTCTACAATAAGTTGGGATATTGCTAAATGCCTTAGAGAGATTTCAGCTCTGTGTGCCTCATAAGAGCAATTTGGGGCACTGGGTGGAGAACTTGAACTCTTCCCAACACCCCTTGTTGACGAGGGAGTTctgggcccctcctgcagctcagcAGTAAGAGGGGGAATCAGGACGTGCTTTCAGAGAGCGAAGGATCTGGAGTCCATTGCCTGGCcaaacagagccctgctgggCTGCCCTTTGGTCTGATCCTGACCCCACCCTCTGCATGAGCAGTGAGAGCCACTCTAGTGCTGGAGATAGACCTCACACCCTGCATCCAAAGTTTCAACATCACCAAGTTTGGGGGTAGCTGGATCTGGCAGAGAGGGTTGTTTGGATCCAAGAGAGAGCTAGCAGCAGACATTTGGAGCTGGGCTTGGGTCACACCCCTTTCTATTAAGAAAGTTTAAGGCCTTGCTTACATGGCATGTGCATGTCCCATGCCTGAGTAAGGGAAGGAGACCCTCTGATCTATGACTGAGGTACCCGTGACTCTGCAATCCCATCACTGTTCTGTCAGGATGTCTGTAGTCTAACCCTGTTCCTTACAGCTGGGGGCTCTGTAGCCCCTGTGATTAATGTGCATAAGTCTTGTCAAGTAGTGTCAGGCTAAGCACTGTTAGGCCTCAACCTTCCGGCAACCTTCCGGAAGTTGTAAGAAGTACAGTTGAATCCTGCAAGCATAAGCATAATCTAGCTGGAAAGCTTTATAGACTAAAAAGGAAACTCTGTAAAGATAGATACAGACTTGTGGTTACTATGCTCTGCAACCAAATACCTCTTTAAGCTAACTCGAGCATTTTTGAGTCTAGCAAATTGACCACAATTAGCCGCATAGAGAAGAGATGAGCTGAGCACAGGTACACAGTTCATAAGATCAAAACAACCGCAAATACCACACTGAAACATTTGGCCACCTTCATTGGTTGACCTGTTTTGAAACACGGCCAGCAAATACCGTATAAAAAAGGTGCAAagatgcaagtgtgtgtgtgtgtgtgtgtgtatgttgacCTAAAAGAGATCACTCTTTGTCAGGCTCACATACACCCCCTGAACCAAAGGGACTTGTGCTTCACCGACTATCTGTGCCTGGCCAGTGCAGGAAATGGTCGACTGAAGGTAATGTATCTTTGGAAGAACACAGGGTAAGGTTTCAGAGTGAAGAGGTCTGGTTGTGCTCGAGCTAGTTAATCTTAAGTCTGTATCAATACTATAGTTTAATTATATTAGTAAATTGTTTAAGTTGTTTAAAAAATGGTAGTAGTCAATAGTTAATCAATATATAGTAATTGTATATGTTTTGTGCCTTGCTGGAAGCAGGTACAGCGCTGGTGAAGTTAGTAGTTTATAAATCAAAATAGCTTTACAAGTCGCTGTGCCTGTCCTCAGTATAAGTTACCATCAAGTTTATCATAAAAGTTTATAAGTTGTTATATAAGGTTATAGGTAGATTAAAGTTAGTAAAATATAGTTAATCAATGTATTAGTATTGCATATAGAATTGTATTTGTTGAGGGTGGTTACAGTACATGTGAAGTTGCTAGGCAATCAGTAATAGTAGCGTTGCATGTGCTTGTGactattttcaatattatttaccTTTTATAGGTGCACTTATAGGAATAGGTAGTTAATGCATAATATTACTTGTACTTGTGCTTGTCTCCAGTATAACTTGCCATTTGTATTAATCCTCACTCAATGCTGGTctttaattctgtttttcttaTTCTGTCTGTGTTGCCTTTATAGTCGTAAGTCATTAAAAACCTTTCTTGAGGAATAATTAGTTGTTTAGTTTCTCTTTTGCGGACACTGctcaacctcattacatctgtgttgggtggtgggaagtagcaATCACCCAGAGCCCCCCTAGGACCCTGACATGAGCCCCCCTAGGGCTCTGACGTGAGCCCCCCTAGGGCCCTGACGTGAGCCTCCTCCTTCCCGAGCAGAGGGAAAATGGTCTCTGCCACTGATGGACTGTGTGACCAGAAATGTCCACTAACCCACCCTCAGTACCTTCATTTGTGGGTGCTCCCCTTGAGATACATCCAGCAGCGCCCCCTCGTGGGATTTTATTGGGAGTCTCGCACTATTTCCTGTCTCTCTTAAAGCCCCAACTTCTGGGATCAAGACACTGTGCGGGAATCTCAACTTTCAGTTTGCCTAAGAAAGATTTTTATAAAAGTGCGTTGCAGAAAAGCTAGAAAACCCAAAGCAAGTGCACCCACTGGCTCAGACACCAAAGGCAAATGAAAACGAACTCCACattagtatattttaaaatctcattatttttaaagtaactcATGACTTTTGCGGGGGGGGGACACATAATTTTTGAATGGGGCTCGGCGATACTGGATACTTACTTCAAGAGATCTGAAGAGCAAGtagcaaaagacaaaaattaAGAGCAATTTTTTacaaagtacatcagaagcaggaaggctgCCAAACAATGAGCAGTGTCGCTGggcgattgaggtgctaaaggtgCACTGGAGGAAGATGAGGCTGCTGGAGAGAGGCTAAGTTagttctttgcattggtcttcactgtagaggatgtgagagagattcccacacctgagccattctatttaggtgataaatctgaggaaatgTCCCACACTGAGGTATCAGTAGAGGAGGCTTTGGATCAAActgatacattaaacagtaataagtcaccaggaccagatgggattcacccaggagttctgaaggaactcaaataccaaattgcagaactaccaactgtggtatgtaacctatcacttaaaccagatgactggcagatagctaatgtgatgctgatttttaaacaagGCTCCAGTGGCAAGCAATCCAGGCCAGTAAGCCTATCTTCAGTACTAGGCACATTCGTTGatactatagtaaagaacagacacatagatgaatacacTTTGTTTGGGCAGAATCAGCACAGCTTTTCAAAGGGAAATCAT
The Emys orbicularis isolate rEmyOrb1 chromosome 1, rEmyOrb1.hap1, whole genome shotgun sequence DNA segment above includes these coding regions:
- the LOC135882131 gene encoding olfactory receptor 51G2-like, coding for MSAVNDTNFTSAVFLLTGIPGQEDVHLWISIPFCLMYVISIVGNSVILFIIKTDASLHEPMYIFLSMLAVTDLGLSIATIPTILGVFLFNSRRISLDACFAQLFFIHSLSFIESSVLLLMAFDRFVAIHDPLRYASVLTPPRIAKMGLVFMLRSVALIFPLPFLLKRFRYCRANVLSHSYCLHQEVMKMACSDITVNSVYGLFIIVFTVGLDSLLIFLSYVMILKTVLSIASRAERLRALNTCVSHLCAVLVFYTSLISLAVIHRFGNSSSHLLQIFVGYVYMLVPPLINPIVYSMKSKHLRARIIRVFIK